The Niastella koreensis GR20-10 genome includes a window with the following:
- a CDS encoding cupin domain-containing protein — translation MENSYPYDTRLDVKYNHLELIDVPAIVKANTHKWFNQTLTQVNSSVVRVAIVEGEYHWHKHDNDDEFFFVLDGQLLIDLEDKTIALNPREGFTITKGILHRTRALQKTVMLMVETSDIVPTGD, via the coding sequence ATGGAAAACAGCTATCCCTACGATACCAGGCTCGATGTTAAATACAATCACCTGGAGTTGATTGACGTGCCCGCTATTGTTAAGGCCAATACACATAAATGGTTCAACCAAACCTTAACGCAGGTAAACAGCAGTGTGGTAAGGGTTGCCATTGTAGAAGGGGAGTACCACTGGCACAAACACGATAACGATGATGAATTCTTTTTTGTGCTGGATGGTCAATTGTTAATTGATCTTGAAGACAAAACCATTGCGCTGAATCCCCGGGAAGGATTTACCATTACCAAAGGTATTCTTCACCGAACAAGGGCCCTGCAAAAAACAGTGATGCTAATGGTAGAAACAAGTGATATCGTACCTACAGGTGACTAA
- a CDS encoding endopygalactorunase, with the protein MPIKNALLFIAACIFIIPVVRANGSTDIQPTPQATQISEIKNNTIVVVTGSTFRFTVDTPEDQGLVSTRPTVQQLLEQLTSKDGSVQQYRVTDKQGNTKTNGDVTEGDQLVVTAQDGIAMKKYLLVLQPLALSGRLVLQQAQMTVNTSKDLVLYYTAGQRSPDATVKIYLPAGIHATLQNTTVNVIGRGDVILQNLSQQSIGRTGTKYSYNKVGAVSITPLTSGGAVLQFSHLDLRPANGADLTIVIRNVRFTKTGDYAFKATCTTSKPEVLTSAGTGGESATLTISTRVADFARTISPALQYRETASTYTTAQFSWSTIPANTIQLQQSLDSGKTFTPANATIDVKKSTALIGGLQRDQLYTFRLLVKDGLHKGYSNTAQLYAGKLDVKTMGATGDSSQDCTQAINKAINFLNRIGGGTLLFTRGIYSVRTVHLKSNVYLYIEKDATIKALKGGDAPETTWFSDKKYRSGLSPTDAGPYEDPENYLTKQDVGHQYFNNAMFVGERLNNVKIIGNGYITGNGNLVTGDKVMNNNPDNRSDKMFSFKLCTNLEIGGIYRDADLWYDSTKDEPYYISKDASADFETGNMLHIDRTGHFALLATGTDSINVHNTYFSWRSTSSVRDIYDFMACSHVTVTNIYSKISSDDIVKPGSDCSLGFTRPAHDYKVRNVIGDTNCNLFQIGSETADDITDICVDNIYVLGSNKAGFSISTNDGGHINNIHLNCGHTGPLHHRSVMYRTFAPFFISISNRGRVIGAEVGKYRFTDNGEQHNELLVKNVNIGQVENIILNGIDIYEVYAGSSFNGKRWAGYDGKQRRATPIVAGYSLPANDQVTGALNFTLPNGKHTGYVKNITFNDVQVLVKGGNPLSDTSATPPELGVGQYNASNLKTEPSYGLWARHVMDLTVKGCSFNYEKRDSRYPIYLDDVIGAQISDVQMVRPADNNEVIKLHNATRVQIENVFYYEDAWNNGKTKLHL; encoded by the coding sequence ATGCCCATAAAAAATGCATTGCTGTTTATTGCCGCGTGTATCTTCATTATACCTGTAGTCAGGGCCAATGGATCAACCGACATTCAACCAACACCCCAGGCCACGCAAATAAGCGAAATAAAAAACAATACGATTGTAGTAGTAACCGGAAGCACGTTTCGCTTTACGGTAGATACACCCGAAGACCAGGGCCTGGTATCAACCCGGCCAACCGTCCAGCAATTACTGGAACAACTCACCTCAAAAGATGGTTCCGTACAACAATACCGTGTTACAGACAAACAGGGAAATACAAAAACCAATGGCGATGTTACCGAAGGCGATCAATTGGTGGTGACAGCGCAGGATGGTATAGCCATGAAAAAATACCTGCTGGTCCTGCAACCGCTGGCGTTGAGTGGCCGGCTTGTTTTACAACAGGCGCAGATGACGGTAAACACCTCAAAAGACCTGGTGCTTTATTACACGGCTGGTCAAAGAAGTCCCGATGCAACAGTGAAAATTTATCTGCCCGCAGGCATTCATGCCACTTTGCAAAACACAACGGTAAATGTGATTGGCCGGGGCGATGTTATATTGCAAAATCTTTCGCAACAATCTATTGGCCGAACAGGGACTAAGTATTCTTATAACAAAGTAGGAGCGGTGTCCATTACTCCATTGACCAGTGGAGGTGCTGTTTTGCAATTCAGTCACCTCGATCTTCGGCCGGCCAATGGCGCTGACCTGACAATCGTAATCCGGAATGTACGCTTTACAAAAACGGGTGACTATGCATTCAAAGCAACCTGTACTACATCAAAACCTGAAGTATTAACCAGTGCCGGTACGGGCGGAGAAAGTGCAACGCTTACCATAAGCACAAGGGTAGCTGATTTTGCCAGAACCATTTCCCCCGCATTGCAATACCGGGAAACAGCCTCCACCTACACCACCGCTCAATTTTCCTGGAGCACCATACCCGCCAACACAATTCAGTTACAACAATCCCTTGACTCCGGTAAAACCTTTACACCCGCTAATGCCACCATCGATGTAAAAAAGTCAACTGCGCTCATTGGCGGATTGCAAAGAGACCAATTATATACATTCCGGTTACTGGTTAAAGATGGCTTGCACAAGGGGTATTCAAATACCGCACAATTGTACGCAGGCAAGCTGGATGTAAAGACAATGGGCGCTACCGGCGACAGCAGCCAGGATTGTACCCAGGCCATTAATAAAGCCATCAATTTCCTGAACCGCATAGGAGGCGGCACCCTGCTTTTTACCAGGGGGATATATTCAGTTAGAACCGTGCACTTAAAAAGCAATGTGTATTTGTACATTGAAAAAGACGCCACCATTAAAGCATTAAAAGGCGGCGATGCACCCGAAACCACCTGGTTCAGTGATAAAAAATACCGTTCCGGGTTATCACCTACCGATGCTGGCCCTTATGAAGATCCGGAGAATTATTTAACCAAGCAGGATGTGGGCCACCAGTATTTCAACAACGCTATGTTTGTTGGTGAACGGCTCAACAATGTAAAGATCATTGGCAATGGCTACATTACCGGCAACGGCAACCTGGTAACCGGCGACAAGGTAATGAACAACAACCCCGATAACCGGAGCGATAAAATGTTCTCCTTTAAATTATGTACCAATTTGGAAATAGGTGGTATTTACCGTGATGCTGATCTGTGGTACGATAGCACCAAAGACGAACCTTATTACATCAGTAAAGACGCTTCAGCTGATTTTGAAACCGGCAACATGCTGCACATAGATCGCACAGGACATTTTGCCTTACTGGCCACCGGTACCGATTCCATAAACGTTCACAATACTTATTTTTCCTGGCGCAGTACATCCAGCGTGCGCGACATCTATGATTTTATGGCCTGCAGCCATGTAACGGTCACCAATATTTATTCAAAAATAAGTTCCGACGATATTGTAAAACCCGGCTCTGATTGTTCCCTGGGTTTTACCCGCCCGGCGCACGATTATAAGGTGCGCAATGTAATTGGCGATACCAATTGCAATTTGTTCCAGATAGGTTCAGAAACAGCTGATGACATTACCGATATTTGTGTAGATAACATCTATGTGCTCGGTTCAAACAAAGCAGGGTTTTCCATATCTACCAACGATGGCGGTCATATAAACAACATTCATCTTAATTGCGGGCATACCGGCCCCTTGCATCACCGGTCGGTTATGTACCGGACCTTTGCACCATTCTTTATTTCTATCAGTAACCGCGGCCGCGTAATAGGCGCGGAGGTGGGTAAATACCGGTTTACTGATAATGGCGAACAGCACAATGAACTGCTGGTGAAAAACGTAAACATCGGCCAGGTGGAAAACATCATCCTGAACGGAATAGATATATACGAAGTGTACGCAGGCAGTTCCTTCAATGGAAAAAGATGGGCCGGCTACGATGGTAAGCAACGCCGGGCAACACCTATAGTGGCAGGTTACAGCTTGCCCGCCAACGACCAGGTTACCGGTGCACTTAACTTTACCTTACCTAATGGGAAGCACACCGGGTATGTAAAAAATATTACATTCAACGATGTACAGGTGCTGGTAAAGGGTGGAAATCCATTGTCAGACACGTCGGCTACTCCGCCTGAATTAGGCGTAGGGCAATACAATGCCTCTAATCTGAAAACAGAGCCTTCCTATGGTTTGTGGGCCCGCCATGTAATGGACCTCACCGTAAAGGGATGTTCTTTTAATTACGAAAAACGCGACAGCCGTTATCCCATTTACCTCGATGACGTGATCGGGGCTCAAATATCAGATGTTCAAATGGTTCGCCCTGCAGATAATAACGAGGTAATAAAGCTCCATAATGCCACCAGGGTTCAAATTGAAAACGTTTTTTACTATGAAGATGCCTGGAACAATGGCAAAACAAAGTTACATTTATAG
- a CDS encoding SusC/RagA family TonB-linked outer membrane protein, translating into MKYSKLCKVFTALALLLMTGMMQLHAQKAQLHYRHAPGNLAAIAEDFGRVFNVKLAYANDELSAVKVPGASYEAGSVGELLNMVLAPGGFAATAAGNSWVIKKSEAPKKAPTMVLKGIVTEGGIPLPGATVVIKQEGQRQVIAIADDGGRFSKTLPAIAEGFVEISAVGYQPVKKKFPAEAQPSLSIVLQKDDQQMQNVVVTALGIKKSERSLGYALTKVDSTQLTQAASLNWTDALSGKVAGLNLIRSGSGPAASAKIILRGENNLTGDNEALIVVDGVVINNSSGKRSANKSDQVYATGSDNLPADYGSSLNDLNPQDIESVSVLKGPAASALYGLRAANGAIIITTKAAAQKKKGHFTIRYTANGSMEEVNRYPDMQYEYGQGLGGAQYYSYGTTEDGASTSGTSSAYGPKFDGQMFYQYDPVRQAVGTERTPWRPYDNINDFWNKGYDMRHSLSIDGKIGETGVRLSGGTENNNWIVPNTGFTRRNLSLSTTSDITKKLKLSTKINYGWRGSDNLPAAGYGNQSLMYWYIFWQPSADYNWLRNYWRGGGDGSIYKDTSLYRTIQFPFSSFPENPFAIVNEFLNKTRRNNVTGNVTLNYQLTKDLSFLLRGNLDWMNDKREQDRPYDAGSRLPRGSIRQQNIHSWEKSFDFMAKYTKELSHDMRLGVTVGGSQLRNEYNKSDIRADGLIWPDSLKGASPYPQIYNLNNALFGLTYFPDTSRYQINSLYGVVNLSYKNYLFAELTARQDWNSVLASPVRTNGVGFFYPSLNTSFILSEVAKLPHEISYAKLRASVAGVGSGGTTPYRTAFTYGTAVNGGIYPDSSQSAPSILPNPNLKPLITTTYEFGTEMQFLNGRIGLDVAVYFGNTRHQILTRAIDASSGYNSSIINAGRVRNNGIEIQVNAKPITTKSGFSWSLFGTFSRNQNRIMSMPDSMVLLRAGNIASGQIVATVGGKMGDLYGLGYQRSPDGQVVYDPATGFPKITSNIIYLGNTTPKYKFSLGNNFRYKNFSLNVLFDAQIGAVAYSLTHYKMVEQGKLKSTLPGRYNGIIGNGVVQNPDGSYRKNDVVATDVDQYYQYSMGSYNAEGSTFSTDFVKFREANLSYTFKPTLLKKIGLSSASIGIYGRDLFIWSPWPIFDPEFGTLQGSDIVTGFETGQFPSTRSMGFQLSIGL; encoded by the coding sequence ATGAAATACTCTAAACTATGTAAGGTATTTACTGCACTTGCACTGCTGCTGATGACAGGTATGATGCAGCTGCATGCGCAGAAAGCGCAATTGCATTACCGGCATGCCCCCGGTAACCTTGCTGCAATTGCAGAGGATTTTGGCCGGGTATTTAATGTGAAACTGGCTTATGCAAATGATGAACTGTCGGCTGTAAAGGTGCCCGGTGCTTCTTATGAAGCAGGCAGTGTGGGTGAATTATTGAACATGGTATTGGCGCCCGGTGGTTTTGCAGCTACTGCTGCCGGTAACAGCTGGGTGATTAAAAAGAGTGAGGCGCCTAAAAAAGCACCCACTATGGTATTGAAAGGTATTGTTACAGAAGGCGGAATTCCTTTACCCGGCGCTACTGTAGTTATTAAACAGGAAGGACAAAGGCAGGTGATTGCCATTGCCGATGACGGCGGCCGTTTCAGCAAAACCCTTCCTGCTATTGCAGAAGGATTTGTTGAGATCTCCGCGGTTGGTTATCAACCGGTGAAAAAGAAATTCCCTGCTGAAGCGCAACCCTCATTAAGCATTGTATTGCAGAAAGACGATCAGCAAATGCAGAATGTGGTAGTGACCGCATTAGGTATTAAAAAATCTGAACGGTCGCTGGGTTATGCGCTTACCAAAGTGGATAGCACGCAGCTGACCCAGGCTGCCAGTTTAAACTGGACGGATGCGCTCTCCGGTAAAGTAGCCGGTTTAAACCTGATCCGTTCCGGTTCAGGCCCTGCCGCTTCCGCAAAAATTATTCTCCGCGGCGAAAACAACCTCACCGGTGATAACGAAGCGCTCATTGTAGTGGATGGTGTGGTGATCAACAATAGTAGTGGTAAACGTTCTGCCAACAAAAGCGACCAGGTGTATGCTACGGGTTCCGATAACCTGCCGGCTGACTACGGCAGTTCGTTGAACGATCTTAATCCGCAGGATATTGAAAGCGTATCTGTATTGAAGGGACCTGCTGCTTCGGCCCTGTATGGTTTGCGGGCGGCAAACGGCGCCATCATTATCACCACCAAAGCTGCAGCCCAGAAAAAGAAAGGCCATTTTACCATTCGCTATACCGCCAATGGAAGCATGGAGGAAGTGAACCGGTATCCCGATATGCAATATGAATATGGACAGGGTTTGGGCGGGGCTCAATATTATTCTTACGGCACCACCGAAGATGGCGCCAGCACCAGCGGTACCAGCTCTGCTTATGGACCTAAGTTCGATGGTCAAATGTTTTACCAGTACGATCCCGTGCGGCAGGCTGTTGGTACAGAGCGCACTCCCTGGAGGCCTTACGATAATATCAACGATTTTTGGAACAAGGGCTATGACATGAGGCACAGCCTTAGCATAGACGGCAAAATTGGTGAAACCGGCGTCCGCCTCAGTGGAGGTACGGAAAATAACAACTGGATTGTTCCCAACACCGGGTTCACGCGTAGAAACCTTTCCTTATCTACCACTTCAGACATTACTAAAAAATTAAAACTTTCTACCAAAATAAACTATGGCTGGCGCGGTAGTGATAACCTGCCCGCTGCAGGCTATGGAAACCAGTCCCTTATGTACTGGTATATTTTCTGGCAGCCCAGTGCGGATTATAACTGGCTGCGCAATTACTGGCGCGGTGGTGGAGATGGCAGCATTTACAAGGATACCAGCTTATACCGGACCATCCAGTTCCCGTTCTCTTCTTTCCCTGAAAACCCATTTGCCATCGTAAATGAGTTTCTGAACAAAACAAGAAGAAATAACGTAACCGGCAACGTAACCCTGAACTACCAGCTTACCAAAGACCTGAGCTTTTTGCTGCGTGGCAACCTTGACTGGATGAACGATAAACGGGAGCAGGACCGGCCTTATGATGCGGGTTCCCGACTGCCCAGAGGTTCCATCAGACAACAGAACATCCATAGCTGGGAAAAAAGTTTCGACTTCATGGCAAAGTATACTAAAGAACTAAGCCATGATATGAGACTGGGTGTAACCGTTGGAGGCAGCCAGTTGAGAAATGAGTATAATAAATCGGATATCAGGGCCGACGGATTAATATGGCCCGACTCATTGAAGGGCGCCAGTCCCTATCCCCAGATCTATAACCTGAACAACGCTTTGTTTGGGTTGACTTATTTCCCTGATACAAGCCGTTACCAGATTAACAGTTTATACGGAGTTGTAAATCTCAGTTATAAAAATTACCTGTTTGCAGAATTAACGGCCCGGCAGGACTGGAACAGTGTACTGGCCAGCCCGGTAAGAACGAACGGTGTAGGATTTTTCTATCCTTCTTTGAACACCAGTTTCATTTTGTCGGAAGTTGCCAAACTGCCACATGAGATCAGCTATGCCAAGTTAAGGGCCTCGGTTGCCGGGGTTGGTAGTGGTGGTACCACGCCATACAGAACTGCCTTTACTTATGGTACAGCAGTAAACGGGGGGATTTATCCGGACAGTTCTCAGTCAGCTCCAAGCATTCTGCCCAACCCTAATTTGAAACCGCTTATTACTACCACCTATGAGTTCGGTACAGAAATGCAGTTCCTCAATGGCAGAATAGGATTGGATGTGGCTGTGTACTTTGGAAATACCAGGCACCAGATCCTTACCAGAGCAATAGATGCTTCTTCCGGTTACAATTCTTCAATTATCAATGCAGGAAGGGTTAGGAACAACGGGATTGAAATACAGGTGAATGCCAAACCCATTACAACCAAAAGCGGTTTTAGCTGGAGCCTTTTCGGAACTTTTTCCCGCAACCAGAACAGGATCATGTCTATGCCGGATAGCATGGTGTTACTACGAGCCGGTAATATAGCCAGCGGACAAATTGTGGCAACCGTAGGTGGCAAAATGGGCGATCTGTATGGGTTGGGTTATCAGCGCAGTCCTGATGGACAGGTGGTTTATGACCCTGCGACCGGGTTCCCCAAAATTACAAGTAATATCATTTACCTGGGAAATACCACGCCTAAATACAAATTCAGCCTTGGTAACAATTTCCGTTATAAGAACTTTAGTTTAAATGTGTTGTTCGACGCACAGATTGGCGCTGTGGCTTACTCGCTAACCCATTACAAAATGGTAGAACAGGGTAAATTGAAAAGTACCCTACCGGGCAGGTATAATGGCATTATTGGCAATGGCGTGGTACAAAACCCGGATGGGTCTTACCGCAAAAATGATGTGGTGGCTACCGATGTTGACCAGTATTATCAATATAGTATGGGCAGTTACAATGCAGAGGGAAGCACTTTCAGTACTGACTTTGTAAAATTCCGCGAAGCTAATTTGAGCTACACATTTAAACCAACGTTGCTGAAAAAGATTGGTTTATCATCAGCAAGCATAGGTATTTACGGTCGCGACCTGTTCATCTGGAGTCCCTGGCCAATCTTCGATCCTGAATTTGGCACCCTGCAGGGATCGGATATTGTAACTGGTTTTGAAACCGGACAGTTTCCTTCTACCCGTAGTATGGGCTTTCAATTATCAATCGGATTATAA
- a CDS encoding SusD/RagB family nutrient-binding outer membrane lipoprotein gives MRKNLIIVCMVLMAVPTLYSCKKGFDKLNTDPISFLSTTPAKLLAPALVNSLTAGMVRNRSFNNELMQVTVSQSDGDNTVFRYAFKNSQSDYLWNSWYLQLTDFKLIDSLARGYGKDNVINASYQGIGKICKAWLFSNLTDIYGDIPYSQALQGDANLAHPNVTPAFDRQKDIYLDLFDQLEQANILLSKGDTIGKTSDPVYFGDPAKWRKFANSLYLRLLLRISGKADVQQQCIAKIKQIAENPAQYPIFQSNADCARLLWNGGTSTTDPYTNPYVTAVRVQDFRAPAVCSFFLDYLTTWADPRVVSNTPYGSGGIGRLGISQASGGGFFGVKSGYSPGTGDLKGCYFQSYDNTSTGGVWSLQQNPWTGILMQYSEVQFILAEAVVKGWISGNAQTYWNQGIASAINYWVPAFPESTTSTQFTTHIANLAAGSEIWNDALSLDEKMEMIHLQKYYALFLTDLQQWFEYRRTGHPVLPKGQGLANGGVMPARLVYPVYLQAANPTNYKNAVAAQGPDEISTQVWWQRP, from the coding sequence ATGAGAAAGAACTTAATAATTGTATGTATGGTGTTGATGGCTGTGCCAACACTGTATTCATGCAAAAAGGGATTTGATAAGTTGAATACAGATCCTATCAGTTTTTTGAGCACTACGCCTGCCAAACTGCTGGCGCCCGCGCTGGTAAACTCACTAACGGCAGGTATGGTGCGTAACAGGAGCTTTAACAATGAACTGATGCAGGTAACCGTATCGCAAAGCGATGGAGACAACACGGTGTTCAGATACGCTTTCAAAAACAGCCAGTCGGATTATTTATGGAACAGCTGGTATTTGCAGCTGACTGACTTTAAACTGATAGATAGCCTGGCACGTGGATACGGAAAAGATAATGTTATCAACGCCTCTTACCAGGGTATTGGAAAAATATGCAAAGCATGGCTGTTCTCGAATCTTACAGATATCTATGGCGATATCCCCTACTCCCAGGCGCTGCAGGGCGATGCAAACCTGGCCCACCCTAATGTAACACCAGCCTTTGACCGGCAAAAAGACATTTATCTTGACCTGTTTGATCAGTTGGAGCAGGCCAACATCCTGCTTTCCAAAGGCGATACCATAGGAAAAACCAGCGATCCCGTTTACTTTGGAGATCCAGCCAAATGGAGAAAATTTGCCAATTCATTATACCTGCGCCTGCTGTTACGCATCTCGGGTAAAGCAGATGTACAACAGCAATGTATTGCCAAAATAAAACAGATAGCAGAGAACCCCGCTCAATATCCCATTTTTCAAAGCAATGCAGACTGCGCCAGGTTACTTTGGAATGGTGGTACCAGCACTACTGATCCTTATACCAACCCTTATGTAACAGCGGTTCGTGTTCAGGATTTTCGTGCTCCGGCTGTTTGCAGTTTCTTTTTAGATTACCTGACTACCTGGGCCGACCCACGTGTGGTTTCCAACACGCCCTATGGTTCAGGCGGCATAGGACGGTTGGGTATTTCACAGGCCAGTGGCGGAGGATTTTTTGGGGTAAAAAGCGGTTATTCGCCCGGGACAGGCGATCTGAAAGGTTGTTATTTTCAAAGCTATGATAATACCAGTACCGGTGGGGTTTGGTCGCTGCAGCAAAATCCGTGGACAGGTATTCTGATGCAATATTCCGAAGTACAGTTTATCCTGGCGGAAGCGGTAGTAAAAGGTTGGATCAGCGGCAATGCACAAACGTATTGGAACCAGGGCATAGCATCTGCCATCAATTATTGGGTACCTGCTTTTCCTGAAAGTACTACTTCTACTCAATTTACCACGCATATCGCGAACCTGGCTGCCGGCAGTGAGATCTGGAATGATGCGCTTTCCCTGGATGAAAAAATGGAAATGATCCACTTACAAAAATACTATGCGTTGTTTTTGACCGATCTGCAACAGTGGTTTGAATACAGACGCACAGGACACCCTGTACTGCCCAAAGGACAAGGTTTAGCAAACGGCGGTGTAATGCCTGCACGACTGGTTTACCCGGTGTATTTACAGGCTGCCAACCCAACAAACTATAAAAATGCGGTAGCTGCGCAGGGCCCTGATGAAATAAGTACCCAGGTTTGGTGGCAACGCCCTTAA
- a CDS encoding DUF5689 domain-containing protein, with amino-acid sequence MKYFVNLFLIITLAVIVNSCTKKTYENYPGGTPNDVISILDVRPIYKDQDVVLSKDILYGATKLAGIVISDHTEKNLPAGLLVIQDNRRLATLRGISVEIGDAAAKYHPGDSVVIDVTGGTLTRKNGILVITGVTDANVTAAGKGAVAINAVTVAQLQANPALYESSLCLVNKASFNPAPKSGEVLSGVKMINDGFGDLALYTDPGTSYAQHTPYGLAAYVGIPFGTAEGTLQYRTRNGDDIINMGSSAQDLLITGFMGDPKGGDGGYEYVQMLATRDIDFTVTPYSIVFSSNAGTNNTATPLAAGWATGGQRTIKWDITSGGVQKGQFFYFGFQGKKINGSAGTYAFPATTNWYQKTYNNATGATNTGDGGLAKASAFTNSGPFANSGNTCGVAIFQGTTVTETSVPEDVLFVASGGGTDIYNPAKSPILGYRITNNDWYSMYSVSIDPVSYKPVVVPYLYYRSAGNTTNMPYAVNAAHPTASTDAGLFNMMGGVYNITLGRWTTARKQKVVELFQPTATIDDIEKDSSVTKLVE; translated from the coding sequence ATGAAATACTTTGTAAATCTTTTTTTAATAATAACCCTGGCTGTAATTGTAAACAGTTGCACCAAAAAGACCTACGAAAATTATCCGGGTGGTACGCCTAACGACGTAATTTCAATCCTGGATGTTCGTCCGATCTATAAAGACCAGGATGTGGTTCTTTCCAAAGACATCTTATATGGCGCTACCAAACTGGCTGGTATAGTTATATCGGACCATACCGAAAAAAATCTTCCTGCGGGCCTGCTGGTGATACAGGATAACCGACGCCTGGCAACACTGCGTGGTATATCCGTAGAAATTGGCGACGCTGCTGCCAAATACCATCCGGGCGACTCGGTAGTGATAGATGTTACCGGTGGTACATTAACCCGTAAAAATGGCATCCTGGTTATTACAGGGGTAACAGATGCTAACGTTACCGCTGCGGGTAAAGGAGCGGTTGCTATAAACGCTGTAACCGTAGCGCAACTACAGGCGAACCCTGCTTTATATGAAAGCTCTCTTTGCCTTGTTAACAAAGCCAGTTTCAATCCCGCTCCGAAGTCAGGAGAAGTATTAAGTGGCGTTAAAATGATCAATGATGGTTTTGGCGATCTGGCTCTTTATACTGATCCCGGTACAAGTTATGCCCAACATACGCCTTATGGACTGGCTGCTTATGTAGGCATTCCTTTTGGTACTGCCGAAGGTACTTTGCAGTACAGAACAAGAAACGGAGATGACATAATAAATATGGGATCTTCTGCGCAGGATTTGCTTATAACCGGTTTTATGGGTGATCCTAAAGGTGGAGACGGCGGCTATGAATATGTGCAAATGCTGGCCACCAGGGATATTGACTTTACCGTTACTCCATACAGCATTGTATTTTCTTCCAATGCAGGTACCAACAACACGGCTACTCCGCTGGCTGCCGGCTGGGCAACAGGCGGGCAGCGTACCATCAAGTGGGATATTACATCGGGCGGTGTACAAAAAGGACAATTCTTTTATTTTGGTTTCCAGGGTAAAAAAATCAATGGATCTGCCGGCACCTATGCTTTTCCCGCTACTACCAACTGGTATCAAAAAACATATAACAATGCTACCGGTGCCACCAATACCGGCGATGGCGGGCTTGCCAAGGCAAGTGCTTTCACTAACTCCGGTCCCTTTGCCAACAGTGGAAACACCTGTGGTGTAGCCATCTTTCAGGGAACTACTGTTACAGAAACCTCCGTGCCGGAAGATGTATTGTTTGTGGCCTCGGGTGGCGGTACCGATATTTATAATCCTGCAAAATCGCCCATTTTAGGCTACAGGATCACTAATAACGACTGGTACTCTATGTATTCGGTAAGTATAGATCCTGTTTCTTATAAACCTGTAGTAGTTCCTTACCTGTATTATCGTTCAGCTGGTAATACTACCAATATGCCGTATGCGGTAAATGCCGCCCACCCTACCGCCTCTACCGATGCGGGCTTGTTTAACATGATGGGCGGCGTATATAATATAACCCTCGGCCGTTGGACAACTGCCCGTAAACAGAAGGTAGTAGAACTGTTTCAGCCTACTGCTACTATCGATGATATTGAAAAAGATTCCAGTGTAACCAAACTGGTGGAGTAA